gttaggcatggctcccTCAATGAGGAATGAgggcacccacccatctccaaaattttaacccagaattgctcctgtgtaaagaaaatacagggacaaagagtggagcagagactgaaggaacggctattcagagactgccccacctggagatccatcctacaagcagataccaaacccagacactactgcagatgccaagaagtgcttgctgacaggagcctgatacagttgtctcctgagaggttctgccagagcctgaccaatatagatctAGATGCTTGCagacaaccatcagactgagcacgggaatcccaatggaggagttaggggaaggactgaaggagctgaaggggtcttatctggcatcagtgggggtggaggggaggctATTGGTCCTGTtagggcttgatgccccagtgtagaggaatgatagtgaggtgaggcaggagtgggtgggtaggtgaagaagcaccctcacagaagcagggtaaggggtgATAGGatagggtttgcagaggggaaaccaggaaaggggatagcatttgaaatgtaaataaataaaattccaatttaaaaaagtaaaaataaagataaacttttttaaaaaatcacacgaACATAGTTTTTGAGGTAATTTCGAGCACTCTTCTGACAATTCCCAAGCCAGgtctcttcattctttttttttttttgtgggtgcagcgaactttattgatggtattcaagagagtagggagggctccctaggcccctcctgttattatgggggtctgggctggaaattgtgagggagatgctcagtgttgggggctgaGTTGagatagggactcctcagcaaccgagggcctctctcttgctctcagtgtccttgctggggtgggtggtccagggtttcttactccttggaggccatgtcggccatgaggtccaccaccctgttgctgtagccgtattcattgtcatactaggaaatgagcttgacaaagttgtcattgagagcaatgccagccccggcaTCAAAGGTGAAAGAGTgagagttgctgttgaagtcgcaggagacaacctggtcctcagtgtagcccaagatgcccttcagtgggccctcagatgcctgcttcaccaccttcttgatgccatcatacttggcaggtttctccaggcggcaCACCAGGTCCACGAcggacacattgggggtaggaacacggaaggcTCATGCCAGcgagcttcccgttcagctctggaatgaccttgcccacagccttggcagcaccagtggatgcagggatgatgttctgggcagccccacggccatcatgccacagctttccagaggggctatccacagtcttctgagtggcagtgatggcatggaccgtggtcatgagcccttccacaatgccaaagttgtcatggatgaccttggccaggggggctaagcagttggtggtgcaggatgcattgctgacaatcttgagtgagttgtcatatttctcgtggttcatacccatcacaaacatgggggcatcggcagaaggggcagagatgatgacccttttggctccacccttcaagtgggccctggccttctccatggtggtgaagacaccagtagactccacgacatactcagcaccggcctcaccccatttgatgttagcggggtctcgctcctggaagatggtgatgggcttcccgttgatgacaagcttcccattctcggccttgactgtgctgttgaatttgccgtgggtggagtcatactggaacatgtagaccatgtagttgaggtcaatgaaggggtcgttgatggcaacaatctccactttgccatgtggagagcagatggcagccctggtgaccaggcgcccaatacggccaaatccgttcacaccgaccttcaccattttgtctacgggAAGAGGCTGGCACTGCTCAAGAAGatgcggctgtctctggaacagggacgAGCAGAGAGCCGGTCTCTTCATTCTTATCTTCCATTCTCCTTCAGACTATCTCACTGAACTCTTAGGCCTCAATCACTCAATTCTGAACAACCATACACATGGTTAGTTCTGTTGTAGCGATGCCCAGTGACCTATTAACAATCTCTCCCTTACTTGTGGTTTctattgtgattttaaaaaaccaCGACAAAAGCATCTTgggaaggaaatggtttattttaaaacttcCAGGTCAcacttcatcactgagggaagttggGCAAAaactgaaggtgtggccttacttATTGGTCCTTtttggcttgcttagcttgcttatATTACCCAGAATTGACTGCACATGTATGGTGCATCCCACCCTATTGGCTGTTTCATcgcatatcaatcattaatcaagaatatGCACAATTGTTGGTagtgaatgttttgcttgcatatatgtatgtgcattgcATGCACACAACAGCCACAGAGGGCAGAAGAAGGCATCTTGTCCCATGGGCCTGTAGTTACagagttgtgagccacgatgtcagtgctgggaattgaaccaaacccaggtcctctgggaaaatAATCAAAGCTTTTAACCACTGTGTCATCTCCCTAGTGCCACAGAATAGATTTTCAAAGCTGTTTGTGTGTTGTAAATTCCTTGCACTTTCTTATCTCTCCAATGTGTACACTTCCTTTCCACTGGTTCAGATATGGTGCGAATCCTTTCAGTACTTCAGGAGTTGTATTAATATTCCATAGCCTGAACACTGTAGTGGCGAATGGTTCCTTGAACTTCAATGAAATGCAGACTGAACATCCATAGTAAGTAAAATTATAGAACTCTACATAATAAGAGTGTGTGGCTTGCTTTATTCTATCTTAGGATGTCAAAGAGACAACCAAAAAAATCCTTGGGCCTAACCTGAATTTCACACATGCCGTTTACCTGGAGAATATTTGATATTATCACTTGTCTCCTTTGTTGTGTGATCAAGGAATGTGTTGTGGGTCTATACTGAGAAAGTGGTAAGGTATGTTGGGGCTCAGTGGCAGGATACTAGCATCTATGATATACAATAGTCTAATACTCAttaatacaaaaagcaaaataatttaaacctttaaaaattacttacatacatacaaatgaataGTTCCATGAAGACATCAAAGTTTTGGTACAATTAACATTCCAGGAACAGTGACACTGTATAGATGAGGAGAAACTGTAGAAATAGTTTCACAAAATGCAAGTGATGGGTGATGAGGATTGTATTCCCTTTTTAAGTCAAAGAAGTCTTCTGTATTGCAAACAACCTAAGCTTATCACCAACTActatacaaataaatgagactcacactatagttattttatttgactttgaCAGTTACAGCAGTGTGACCCCCTAATACACTCTTCTAACTGCTGGTCTGGCTACTTCCCCAGTATGTACCTggtacttgctgtttctccctcccttctgctcATGGTCCATCTGTCCTCGTGGTGGCTTTGTTTCTTCTGTATTCCTCccaccccccctcctcctcctcctccaactctcATCATTTCTCTCCTGCAACCAGCTCACTCCAAACCAACCTACCTCTAATGCCTCCAGCACTTagctgtagccaattttatttaaccaacacTTCTAAAACAAGGAGCAAGGTTTTCACAACAAATGCTTGTAACATGAGAAGTCAGTCAATGGTGTAGACTTTGAGTTATACAATTTAGCATTACTATCAATACCAACAGACCAAACCGCAACAGTCTTCTAACAAATGTCTTTCAAATTCTCCTTTAAATTTCTTTCCCCACCCCAAAGCCCCTTTTGCTTTAGAAAGGACACCAGGCAAACACTGAAATCATAAAAAGAACCAGGTGAGTAAGTACCAGAATAAGAGCCTGATTTATAGCACAAATTCCCTGGCTCACAGAATTGTCCTCTATAAAGTGGACGGCTCCCGCCTTCACTACTCCCTGCTCTTCTCTGATCATGTGTTGCTGGCTTTCAACCACATATGCAATAGCAATGCTTGTTGTTGTTACACACTCCTCTGCAAGTACAGTTCCTGGCATTGCACAACCTAAAGACAACTGTAGAAGCTAGTGTGTGAATTCAGCACCTAAATCACCCCAGCATTGTGGTAGCTTCTGGCATCATTTTGGTGGCGTATATTCCATCTCAGAATGATGGGTGTAACCACtggatttttggaaaaaaaaaaacctaagagttTCCCCATTGTCACATAGCAAAGTTCAGCACAACTACTGACATTTCAGCTATCTATGGTATGAAGGTTTCTTTCAGCGGGCATAATGCTATTGTGTACTGTGtaattcaaatgctgatttctgtgacCCCCATATCTGGTTGCAATCCATATTCTGAGAATCTCATACCTCAGTCTCAGTGTTTTGTAAACATTGCTCCGCTATTCTTCCCTGATTGGTCAAAAAAGAAACCCATCAGTCAGTGACTGAGCAGGAGAGAGACCAGGGCTAGACTTCTTCCCAGCCAGGGCAGtcagggaaggagacagaggaaCTGAGGATTAGCCATGGGGAGAGTCCAGGAGACACCATGAGAAAACAGCTCAAGCAGAGAAAGCCATCAAATGCAAGGGTCTCAGGGACTTTGGCTGGGAGGTAGGCAGATTAGTTTAGAAGATTTAGATAGAGTAACACTGCTCAGTTCTTGTATACTTAAagcttgttaaataaatataGTAGTCTAGTCTCAATTATTTGGGAGATAGCGAggttaagagaaaaacaaacacaaaaaaggcATTAAACTGCTTTCTTCGCACAtccatatattttagaaatctctctctctctctctctctctctctctctctctctctctctctctcccccctctctctctctctctctctctctctctctctctcttggtttttagagacagacagggtttctctgtgtagccctggatgtcctggaactcactctgtagaccaggctggcctcaaactcagaaatccgcctgcctctgcctcccaagtgttgggattaaaggcgtgtgccaccactgcctggctagaaatGTCATTTTGATTCTTATTTTATAGTAACAATAAAATAGATGATGATTTAATACAATTGAGAACAGACAATGACAATGGTAAGAATAGCATAGACTAAGGAAGCCCAAAGTTGATATAGAAGCTTCTagaaaactataaaaatgaacCTCACAAATATGTACTTTCTTTTCTTGAAAAAATATGAAAGGCAGATTTTACATGTAGAAGTATAAAGAATGTGACAAAACGTTTGGGCACAGTAGAGTAGAATGCAGGGCATTCACTCGGCTTGGGTAAGACCCTGGGTTCTTGGCTGTGCTGCTTAGCACCATAAACCAGGAAGAGGAAAAAATTTCAatcaaaacaaacttaaaaagtGGTAATTATATGGCATTAAGAGGCTAGAGAGCTgacacagcagttaagagtgcttgctgctcttgcagagtccCTGAGTCTGGTCCCCAGCACACAAGCTGGGTGATCCACAACTACCAATAACTCCAGCTCTCTCGGATCtgactctggcctccacaagaaactgaactcacacttacacacagagaaataataaGAGAGGGGAAATGAGAAAGATAGACAATATGAAATAATTATAAGAAATTTAAATATAGAAACACAATGCTAATTCCCAGTGATTTTATTTCAAGATGAAATTCTCAGATTTGTGAAAGGTAACATGACTGATGGGAGACAATGGAGAGTTTCTTGTGGTCAATGACGTGGATTTTGTCCATTGTGTGGCTCCAATTAGTTTAGGATGAAGTCAGTTAACTGTTTGCTGGGGGTCGTTGGGGCACTTCTGGACGTAATACTGCTTTTGCAAGTGCACCAAAAATAATCAAAGCCACGATAAGAAAAATGCGAGCACCTAAAATAATTAATAGCTTGTTGATACTCACATGTATTTTGGCTCGATATCTCTTCAGAGGGTTAGTTATAGGGCCACTGTTTACACTACCACCTTTTCCTCTTTGTAAACATTTTGGTGGTTGCCAACCTTGAACACAGTGACAGTTGCCCTGGTTGTTACACACCCCTCTGAAGTTACATGAACTAATGTTGCAATTAAATTTCAAAGTTTGATGAAAAACACATCTTTGATTTTTACAGTATTTTCCAGGGCCACAAGTTGCACCATCCATTACAAGCCCTATTTCTGGAAGGTCTAATCCATGGTGTATATCATACCCAAAGCACTGTACTTCTTTAACATCTTGAACCTTTAGGTGATAAAAGGTAGTGTGCTCACCTCCACCAACAATACGCTTGACACCATCACAGTGGAGCATTCCACAAAAAACATCCTCCTTTTGACATGGGACAGTTTGGCTTCCTCCTCGTTTGATTCTAACGCCACAGTTTCCAAATCGGTCACCTTTGACATTTAATTCATGATAGCATGCTGGTGAACTATCCTTTACTTGGTATCCAAAAAGAGCTTGACACTGCAAATGACGGTCAGTACAGTTTCCTGCTATGCAGACTGCCAGTGGAGAACAAGGAGTTCCGTCCATGATGTAAAAATTTCCTGGGCAATGCTCTGAGGCTCCACTACAGTACTCTGGAAGATCACAAataccatttttgtctctgcatatTGTTCCAGTGGGTGCAAACTTACAAGATAGACAGCAACCTCCTTTATTACAAGAGCTGCCCTGAGTAAACTCACAATCGACTTCACAACACTTATCAGTGGTACAGTCTTTCACAGAACCACAGTCACAGCTCTCACTGCCCTCCACTATCTTATTTCCACAACGAGGAACGTTTTGTATATTATGTGTTCTGCGCACTTCACTCATGCAAGGATCCCAACCATGGATCCTCATATGTAGCACATCATGGGAACAATTGCTAATCATATCCTGAAGAGTAGGAAATTCATCCATGAGACAACTGCTCCTTCTGAAACAAACACAACCCGGTGTATCATGCCTCACATTCAGAAGGTGACCCACTGCATGTGCCAGGAAAGATCCAGCCAGAAAAAAATGGTTTGTtcctacatatgtatataatactcCCCAGTTGGGGTTACATATTCCATCCTGAAAGCCTGCATAATCTGTATTTCCAAGTTTTCTTCCAAGGAGAAGAGCTGTAGTGGCATGCTCCATATGCCAAAAGTAACCAGCTTTCCAATAGCCAAATAATTCCATAAGTCTCCAAACATTGTTATAAAATGAGGAAATTGAGTAGTGGTCCTTGTCATTCCAAATACACGCAGCACGCGCGAACACAAACATTCCACTTGTTTTATAAATGCTATGTGAAATGCTGGTCATAATCAATATTAACTCAATTGAGGCAGTTGAATTGCTCCCAATTTGTGTGTATAATTCATGAGTCACCGTGTATTGTATTCCCACATTTTTCGAATGGTAACGCCACAGATATACAGGGGCTGCTCTGGGACTTCCAGCGAGCTTAGTCTCTTCAGGGAGGTTACCTACCTTTGCCATAATCTCATCATTTCTACACTTTTTTGACTCACGTGACCTTTCGTCCACCACAAGCAGAGAAATTACATGCTCAAATTTGGAAGAAGATGCCAATGGTTTGATTTCATAAGTGAAGTCATCTACCTGTATCATGCCTTTCAGACCTCCAGTGCAGGTATCTAGTGTAGCTTGGGACCCAGGGACTCCTTCCAGGTAGCTGTAGAAGTAACAATCCCGAGGAACAAATGGGTAATCCTTCTGCTGGGCTCCTTGGTCATTAGAGGTATATACAGGAAAATTTTGAGGAATcatgtttttcttgagtttcatgtggacCACATGTCTTTGTCCCCTAAAGCGCATGCTATAGGTGATGTGCCCTGACATATCACTTTTGCCCATTCTCTGGGGAACCTTCCTGGGGATGACAATTTCAGAGGTAGAGAAGCGCCATTTGGGTGGGCTACGGGAACAGCAGGCAGGAGACAACAGTGCCCAGAgcacagagagccagagagcaccTCTCAGGAGGGCCAAAGTCCAGGTAGGTGGTCTGAGGAAGGGAGCCATGGACCAAACCAAATCTGGTCCACTGGGTGACAGACAAGACTAAGACATCAGAGCATGAGGAGAGCAGAGTGAGGCAAGAGGCTTACAACCCTGCTAAGTAAAGGGAGAGAGGCTGTTACATAACAATGCTCTGCTCATCCAAGCATTGTGTGCTCAGCGATCTGGAGACCCTATGGCAGAAGCCCCAGGGAAGAGCAAAAAGTGGGAGGCACTTGGAGAAACAAGTATATATTTGAGTTAATAGAGCTCATATCTGACTGTGAAAATATAAGTGGGAAAAAGAAATTTGGGGTTTTAGgacaattatattttatattcatagatacatacatatataaacaatatCATAAGACATAATGTAGCATATAATAGACAACATGTAcataatatatgctatatatagtACAGTATATACTTTATGAGGAAAGAATTGACCATTTAACTATATCCAAAAACAAATATTAGTAAAACATTGGATGTTCCTCTATCAGAGATCATGTGGGAAGAAATATTATATATAGAAATAATTTGAGCATTTTTTatcttcattttgaattttaagacaatatatgtgtgtttacatatatcatacaccataatatataatataagatgTATATCTTATAACCTATATATCATATGtagaatatatatcatatatgttatatgatatatatatatacacacacatatatatatatatcagtataaATCATATATTATAAAGGAAAGGATTAGCCATTTAATTATGTCCAGAAACAAACATTAGTAAGACAGTAGATGCTCCTCTATCAGGGATCTTGTGGAGAGAATTATtgtttatagaaatatatttggGCATTTTTTTTATCTTACCGGCCTTTGCTAATACATTTTTCTGAATTTGTGGTTTAttctgcatgtgtacacatgtttcCTTGTGGATTTTCCTCTGTGATTTTAAATTCTGGTTTATTTGTTTGcctatttgttttcctttttttttttttttcttttttttcaagttaGGAAGGGCACGGAGCTAGGTGTGTGGGGAAGTATGGAGGATCAGTGCTGAGGTCCAGCTTGGTATTCAGGTACTGAGGAAGACAGCAAGGCCAGCATCAGAAGGAGCCAACTGCTTTTGACTTCTGGCAAATTAATTCTCTCCTGCTATTCTGAAGCCAGAAGATGATGACTTCTAGCGTTTTAACCGTCTCTTGCCATTCTGGGGCCAAAAGACGATGGCTTCTAGAAATTAACTCCTAATGATAACAGCAGGGAAATTAAGAAAACTTAGTTTCTTAGATTCTTTTCTAAGAAAAGAATCTTTTGATTCAAGGGCCTCTCACTAGCCCAG
The nucleotide sequence above comes from Mus musculus strain C57BL/6J chromosome 12, GRCm38.p6 C57BL/6J. Encoded proteins:
- the Gm4787 gene encoding a disintegrin and metalloprotease domain 4b precursor — encoded protein: MAPFLRPPTWTLALLRGALWLSVLWALLSPACCSRSPPKWRFSTSEIVIPRKVPQRMGKSDMSGHITYSMRFRGQRHVVHMKLKKNMIPQNFPVYTSNDQGAQQKDYPFVPRDCYFYSYLEGVPGSQATLDTCTGGLKGMIQVDDFTYEIKPLASSSKFEHVISLLVVDERSRESKKCRNDEIMAKVGNLPEETKLAGSPRAAPVYLWRYHSKNVGIQYTVTHELYTQIGSNSTASIELILIMTSISHSIYKTSGMFVFARAACIWNDKDHYSISSFYNNVWRLMELFGYWKAGYFWHMEHATTALLLGRKLGNTDYAGFQDGICNPNWGVLYTYVGTNHFFLAGSFLAHAVGHLLNVRHDTPGCVCFRRSSCLMDEFPTLQDMISNCSHDVLHMRIHGWDPCMSEVRRTHNIQNVPRCGNKIVEGSESCDCGSVKDCTTDKCCEVDCEFTQGSSCNKGGCCLSCKFAPTGTICRDKNGICDLPEYCSGASEHCPGNFYIMDGTPCSPLAVCIAGNCTDRHLQCQALFGYQVKDSSPACYHELNVKGDRFGNCGVRIKRGGSQTVPCQKEDVFCGMLHCDGVKRIVGGGEHTTFYHLKVQDVKEVQCFGYDIHHGLDLPEIGLVMDGATCGPGKYCKNQRCVFHQTLKFNCNISSCNFRGVCNNQGNCHCVQGWQPPKCLQRGKGGSVNSGPITNPLKRYRAKIHVSINKLLIILGARIFLIVALIIFGALAKAVLRPEVPQRPPANS